Proteins from a single region of Oncorhynchus tshawytscha isolate Ot180627B linkage group LG03, Otsh_v2.0, whole genome shotgun sequence:
- the LOC112227861 gene encoding zinc finger protein 394 has translation MLPNIKSLRMLLNRRLKAAVDELFGAVETTIAEYQQELCRSKEEKDRTIAEFQEKMSRSEEVNARLQRLLDVVLKPEIKLQRLEDLQQLTLSISEEVSPEQQDCSPGLGQEEPSQSKVEQEELWVISQGQEQLQAMDYDTDDTDDSADTEACISTTRVKGDCNQNPSQSSHLYQVLTQCEENTDRDELPSTTMQIEQIKTENVSNSDSQPPFAVNSDWSDTQIESGDSVDWIESEGPPLKSKRTQTEVGPRFCTKVRESTKLSHLKSPIPGNAVRHCRICAKPFITMTSLVIHAHRQLSRCGICGRTFESVESLKEHLHFHVASTGSLSCYICGICFTEDEEVLLEEHMSNHKLYRCLVCKERFRYSPGSDSHQDS, from the exons ATGTTGCCTAACATAAAATCATTGAGAATGTTGCTTAACAGGCGATTAAAAGCGGCTGTCGACGAGCTATTCGGGGCAGTTGAAACAACGATAGCAGAGTACCAGCAAGAATTATGCCGTTCAAAAGAGGAGAAAGACCGAACGATAGCAGAGTTCCAGGAAAAAATGTCCCGTTCGGAAGAAGTGAACGCCCGGCTACAGAGGCTGCTGGATGTCGTTCTTAAACCAGAAATAAAGTTACAGAGACTAGAAG ACCTCCAGcagctcactctctccatctctgaagAGGTTTCTCCTGAGCAGCAGGATTGTAGTCCTGGTCTGGGGCAGGAGGAACCTTCTCAGAGTAAAGTGGAACAGGAGGAGCTATGGGTCATCAGTCAGGGACAAGAGCAGCTTCAAGCAATGGATTATGATACTGATGATACTGATGATTCTGCTGATACAGAAGCCTGCATATCTACTACCAGAGTAAAAGGTGACTGTAATCAGAACCCAAGTCAGTCCTCACATCTTTACCAAGTTTTAACCCAATGTGAAGAAAACACAGACAGGGATGAGCTACCCAGCACCACAATGCAAATTGAACAGATTAAAACAGAAAATGTCAGTAACAGTGACTCTCAGCCCCCATTTGCAGTCAATTCAGACTGGTCTGATACTCAGATTGAGAGTGGTGATAGTGTTGATTGGATAGAGAGTGAAGGACCTCCACTCAAGTCaaagagaacacagacagaagtTGGACCAAGATTCTGTACTAAAGTCAGAGAATCCACAAAGTTGTCCCATTTGAAATCCCCTATCCCCGGTAATGCTGTTCGTCATTGTAGAATATGTGCAAAACCTTTCATCACCATGACGTCTCTAGTGATTCATGCCCATAGACAGCTATCTCGGTGTGGTATCTGCGGAAGAACCTTTGAGTCTGTAGAAAGTTTGAAAGAACATCTACATTTTCATGTTGCAAGTACAGGATCACTTTCTTGTTACATCTGTGGTATATGCTTCACAGAGGATGAGGAGGTTTTGCTGGAAGAGCATATGAGCAATCACAAACTGTATCGCTGTCTTGTGTGTAAAGAACGTTTTCGATACTCGCCAGGGTCTGACTCACACCAGGACTCTTGA
- the LOC121840998 gene encoding CUB domain-containing protein 1-like, translated as MFVEEWRMVKKLSDLQPAKRRDSQLSFQDCPKCRQWRDCPAAAAPVPLTVPVLERCLPAPMGSVTWILRPPQHGTVELLPTTGNLRQALPEQPCNGSVTLTVADDGTTVGQFCPQGAINKVQVHTNVSITASASTIGGKERWPFSHPLLNISFTREIAERYIVTVCPKQGVPTLLATPSWHVGMKSYSTVSWIVDVPSKLEAHLMFDNISQPKCSNRHTCIRYNQKRMGTPLRRPR; from the exons ATGttcgtggaggagtggcgga TGGTGAAGAAGCTGTCGGACCTCCAGCCGGCCAAACGCCGGGACTCTCAGTTGTCCTTCCAGGACTGCCCAA AGTGCCGTCAGTGGAGGGACtgcccagcagcagcagcccctGTCCCTCTGACGGTGCCCGTCCTGGAGAGGTGTCTTCCCGCCCCCATGGGCAGTGTCACCTGGATCCTCCGTCCCCCTCAGCATGGCACGGTAGAGCTCCTGCCCACTACTGGCAACCTCAGGCAGGCCCTGCCAGAACAACCCTGCAACGGCTCTGTCACTCTCACCGTGGCCGATGACGGCACCACCGTGGGTCAGTTCTGCCCTCAGGGAGCCATAAACAAAGTCCAGGTCCACACCAACGTGTCCATCACAGCTTCAGCCTCGACaattggagggaaagagaggtggcCATTCTCTCACCCTTTACTCAACATCTCCTTCACCAGGGAGATTGCAG agagatacattgTCACGGTATGCCCAAAGCAAGGAGTACCAACTCTCCTGGCCACCCCTAGTTGGCATGTGGGAATGAAGTCCTACTCCACTGTGTCCTGGATCGTCGATGTCCCCTCTAAGCTGGAAGCCCACCTCATGTTCGACAACATCAGCCAGCCCAAGTGCAGCAACCGCCACACGTGCATCAGGTACAACCAGAAGAGGATGGGTACCCCTCTGAGACGTCCTCGCTAG
- the LOC112227868 gene encoding transmembrane protein 158-like has translation MLSNSPTFLLALTTVAGLLQRCHGWSDEDLLLPPINSTNRFLANLEVDVHYSKRSVEESSSDTSLQPLPQCNVSVQRLFPTSLVAHWDSNFGFQCDVFIYTANNHGRAFFSAAINRAISPVLIEHLGVTGGQQEFRLCVGCGMSRYRRFGKSKAQQTGDPINFCCVDFSLDELNGDKSWRLNRKPIESTLVACFMTLVIIVWSVAALIWPVPIIAGFLPNGMEQRRPR, from the coding sequence ATGCTGAGCAACTCCCCGACTTTTCTGCTGGCCCTAACCACGGTAGCTGGACTACTCCAGCGGTGCCACGGCTGGAGCGACGAGGACCTCCTGTTACCCCCCATCAACTCCACCAACAGATTCTTGGCCAACTTGGAGGTAGACGTGCACTACTCGAAGAGATCCGTGGAGGAGAGCTCGTCAGACACTTCGTTACAGCCGTTGCCACAGTGCAACGTCAGCGTGCAGAGACTTTTCCCCACCTCGCTAGTGGCTCATTGGGACAGCAACTTCGGTTTCCAGTGCGATGTGTTTATATATACCGCCAATAACCATGGAAGGGCTTTTTTCTCTGCTGCTATCAACAGAGCCATCTCACCTGTTCTCATCGAACACCTCGGAGTCACCGGCGGCCAGCAGGAGTTTAGACTGTGTGTTGGATGTGGCATGTCACGATACCGGCGATTCGGCAAGTCAAAGGCTCAGCAGACAGGGGATCCCATCAATTTCTGCTGTGTTGACTTCAGCCTTGACGAACTAAATGGGGACAAAAGTTGGAGATTGAACCGTAAACCTATCGAGTCAACTCTTGTGGCTTGTTTCATGACTCTAGTGATAATAGTGTGGAGTGTTGCTGCCCTCATATGGCCGGTGCCTATTATTGCAGGATTTCTGCCCAACGGAATGGAACAGAGAAGGCCGAGATAA